The genomic DNA CTGAAAACAAACAAGGTGAgtgttaaatgtttattaaaaggTATAGTAGTGAGAAATAAGAACTTGCATAACACTAAAAAGCTGGAAATGTTAGTTTGTTGTCATAACAATAGCCAAGagagttatgaaaacatgaAAGCACCGAACATATATGTGTGCTTGATGTACAATTCAAATGATCTTTAAACTATAAACATGCATGAATCTGGAAGAACAGGTTACTGCTGATATATATAGGTGTAATAATTTACTAAAATCAAAATTGAACCTTTCCAAAGCAGTAGACACTTATATTTGGAACAGGAGCCACAGGCAGCCAGCAATTTatttgcatgtatatatttgacTTTAAAGCTACTTGCAGTCTTtataatgtaaacattttatcagtatgtgtttatATGTCTAAGTTCCATTGGCAACCTAAATATTGTTTGAATTTTAACCCCTTTCGTTCTTTTTCACGCAGGTGACAGTCTAAATGGTCACGGTGGGTATCACAGAATGAGAAGCACACACAAAACCTTGCTTCTAATCTTCCCTTTTGTCCTCTAGTTTCTCACAGTGAAATCTGAAAATCACACACTCAAAATCTCTTTTTCAGCTTAAATGGGCTTTCTGTCCCCTCCTGTTTAAAATTGAACAGCGCGAGGCTTCTTTCCTCTTAGCTTCAGATACCTGCAGCTATTCACTTTCCTCTTGGGATCTTCAGATCACTCTTATTTTGTCCTTTCTTCATTCTGTCTCAGAGCGGGATAAGGAGAACCGGCATCGCCGGCGCAGTCCGTCGCGCAGCCGGAGCCGAGAAAGGAAGAGGAGGAGCAGAAGCAGGGAGAGGAGAAGCAGGGAGCGTCGCAGTGATAGCAGAGACCGCCGTCGTAGACGCAGGTGAGAGAATGTGGATTGTGACTGCATGGCTAATGCCAACTttcgatttttttattttttttgtggaaaaacgGATTGAATTTGATTCTATGTTATGGCTACTGTGTTGCTGCTTTATATTAGGCAAAGATTATGACGAAATATAAGTTTGGCTTTTAAAACTGAAACGGTCTTTTAATTGCACAGTAACCAAGAATCAAACAAGTTGATCGTGTTGGAATGTCAATTCCCTTGTTATTACCCTCATGTAAGCAGTACAATCGTTAATCTTTGCTCTTTTAACACATTCAAATGTTAAATATCTAAAGTTTGTGTGCTGAGGTTTAAGCTACTGTGTGAAGTAGCTTTGTGTCATACCCTGTTCTTAAATGTCATTTCAGTGATCATACACAGAACCAACCCCAAGAGAATGTCAGGTAATACTGCAGAAGGGCATCTACATGACGTTATTAGCATCTGGAttattttgccaaaaaaaaaatatgtacataACAAATTGACTTTGTGAAGGAAATGCATTGAAATTGGAAAATAGTCACTACTGTAAAAATTGACATTTTGCTCCGCTAAAGAAAGGCAATGGgcaatttgttacatttattttggttgattgatattttttttaaatttatacatttaaCTTTCTATGTATTAAAAAATTATGCGTGTTCATTTCGATTTTTGTTTATTGCCCTTTAGTTCTAAATAAAAGCAGAATATGAATCCTATGGCTAAATAACAAGCAATGATGTCATGCCATAATAAATGCATAACATTAatgaatgtatatttttatgtacaggttttataatgtttttgtatGTCTTTCTCTGGTTTTCGGACACTTTTGTTATTTCAGTCGTTCACCTCACCGTGAGAAAAAgaagattaaaattaagaagTACTGGGATGTGCCACCTCCAGGCTTTGAGCATATTACACCCTTGCAGTACAAAGCCATGCAAGGTGAGGGTCATGACATGCAATACTTATCCGCttgctttctctttttttattttattatttactgaTCTTTTATGTCTAACGGCtgtcctctctctctttttctcagcGGCTGGTCAGATCCCTGCCACTGCCTTACTGCCAACCATGACCCCGGACGGCCTGGCAGTGACGCCGACCCCAGTGCCTGTAGTGGGCAGTCAAATGACTCGCCAGGCTCGCAGACTTTACGTTGGCAACATCCCATTTGGCATCACAGAGGTGTGTTGAATGAACGCTATTTACatattaaaatgactgtgaAGGGCTTTTACAGAGAACATTGGCACAGATtgttttattatacatatttgtacTTTAAGACAAATAAACCCTTAAAAGTCTTGTCATTTATATTAACCTTATTATTTAGTTtcttataatataaaaattacagttttcttttaattaaaaactttaGCACAATTTCAAGCTTATGCATTTAGCATTATTTTTATGCTCATTCAAGTGTGTCCAATCCATTAATGTTGCCTTATTGTATATCTCAAAATTTTGATCAGTTTTAAATGTAGTGAGTTTCTGACCTTATATCGTGTTTGATTGGTTTGTATATAGGACTAAGACATAAACTGAATTATTGCTCCTCCTCTTCTTTAGGAATCGATGATGGACTTTTTCAATGCTCAGATGAGGCTTGGCGGGCTGACTCAGGCTCCGGGCAATCCTGTCCTGGCCGTTCAGATTAACCAAGACAAAAACTTTGCTTTCCTTGAGGTATGTAAACACTGTAAATATTACATTATCACTGCAATTCAGAAATCGAGGGCTTGGTTCTTAACTATTTTCTTGCTATCTGTCCTTGAGTTCCGATCAGTGGATGAGACCACACAGGCCATGGCGTTTGATGGCATCATCTTCCAAGGACAAAGTTTAAAGATTCGCCGGCCACACGATTATCAGCCTTTACCTGGCATGAGCGAGAACCCCAGCGTATACGTGCCAGGTATTTTTTTATACCCTCTATTTTCAGAAATCTCAGACAAGAAACATGACATGCAGAACAGTACAGGGGAGACCTCTGAAGGGTGGCAGCGCGAGTATGTgatgcattacattttaaattaaacttgaacctaaaaatatataattctgTTGGCAAACATACTTTCTCTTGTTTTTTTGAACTCATGTTAGTATCGTAGTCTATTATTAGCTTGTGTTAGcccattgtttgtttgttaataaatgtactttcactttttgtatgtttcacAGGTGTGGTGTCCACTGTTGTACCAGACTCGATTCACAAGCTTTTCATTGGAGGCTTGCCAAACTATCTCAGCGACGACCAGGTTGGTTTGAAGTTTACTCGCGCACACACAAATTTTTCCTTCACTACTTAagtattaaattatataaagttGAACCCACATTAGTTTCAAAGAAAGCTTTTATCACTCTAGGTTAAAGAGCTGTTGACCTCTTTTGGACCTCTCAAAGCCTTTAATTTGGTGAAAGACAGTGCAACAGGACTCTCAAAGGGCTATGCCTTCTGTGAATATGTGGATGTTAATGTAAATGATCAGGTGAGTTGGCAAGATCTGTTTTTCCTCCATGTCTGTGCATTTTAATATCCTTGACCCTCGAGTTAATCTTCTTATATTTTTGCAGGCTATTGCAGGACTGAACGGTATGCAGTTGGCAGATAAAAAGCTGCTGGTTCAGAGGGCAAGTGTAGGAGCCAAGAATGCCACAATGGTAAGATTCATGGGAATTGAACTATTATGAACTCTTATTCTCAGGGCATTTTTAATCTTCTGTACTAATCGTCCACAATGATGAGTATCAATGAGACTCCAGTGACGTTGCAAGTCCCAGGAATGATAAGCAACCCCATGGTGCAGATGGGTGGTTCACCCACAGAGGTCCTCTGCCTGATGAACATGGTGGCTCCGGAGGAGTTGCTGGATGATGAGGAGTACGAAGAGATCGTGGAGGATGTCAAGGAAGAATGCTCCAAATACGGCCAGGTCAAAAGCATAGAGATCCCTCGACCTGTTGATGGACTAGAGGTCCCTGGAACTGGAAAGGTAAGGGGTCTGGCTTACAATGTGATGGATACAATTATGTCAACACTTGCTGTTAACTTGCTACGCTGTTTTATTCTCCAGATCTTTGTGGAGTTCATGTCCGTTTTCGACTCCCAGAAAGCCATGCAGGGCTTAACAGGGAGAAAATTCGCCAACCGGGTGGTGGTGACCAAATACTGCGATCCAGATGCCTACCACCGCCGAGACTTCTGGTAGAGGCATGAGGAAGAAAGGGGATGAAATACCAGCTATGTGATGTTAGCTCATAAAGAAAGAAATTGAGGCAGAGATGATGAAGGGGGAACATTTTTGTACTCATAAATAAGCCAAAAGGCGACAGTTATATTTTTCGTTTTGAGAgttaaattaaaagaaaattcgTGAGCATTTATGGGAGGgtttttttcttttgcttttgtttgtattttaaggACATTAGCGGGAGATAGCTTATTATTCTGTTAATAAAACTGTCACTCTTTTTTAATTGTATACTGAAAGAAAAATGTAAGATTGTGACGTTTCTGACCAACAGAGAAAAGCACCAAGGTTACATTTCAAAAACAGATGAACATTTGGCATTACCACAGTCATATTTAGACAGGTAATCCAAATAAAGATGTCATGATTTGGCCCCCTACCTTGATTTTATCCCTTTTTATTCCTTACTTTGAATTGTAACCCACTGATCGATCTTTTTCACTTTGTATTCTCTGTTGGTCATCTCGCCGCATCTCCCTCCCATTCTGTAGCTTCTCGCAGTTCATATCTTCAGTAATTAGACTGTCccaaatcttgttttttggtatAAAGTTGTTGGTTTTGTCTTTGCTTACACTCATTTGGTCTCTTCCATTTGTAATCACCATCTCATTTGGTGATGACACGTGTCCTGTGTGGAAGCATTTGTGTTTCTATGTGTGATTTTCAGTATAATAGGCCACTTTTGATAATAAAACTATTGGAAGTATAAATCTTGTCTCTCTGGGTTTGAGTGGCTTTAGATGCACTGTACCATTGCATGCTATTCTGTTTAAAGAGGAGCAATGTagcatttttgtgtttttgttttgtaataaTTGTTTTAGTGGCTAATCAAATGACTGGATCAATACGTCGCAATCTTACTGGAATATACATAATTTTCTTTCTATAACACTGTATgccatctttatatcttatgcTGCTTATTGCTTTTTAAGTATTCTAGCACAAATCAGCTTATATATTCAATTATATAAGTTACTAAAGGACCATCCCAGAAACATCTTAAGTGCTACAATCAGCAGTTCACAATACAAGTGTCTATGAATAATGATAGATTGTTGAATGATTTTCATTTAAGTACCAATTAAAATATGGGTTTAATGTGATCCCAAACCTGTGATGCTTATTTGGTTTAAAACTTACTGGATGTACTAAAAAGTTTAGTGGAATATGATTTAGACTTCAGCAAATCagattaaaatgaaacttattcAGATGCTCAGAAATAACTGTGATGGTTGAGGACCTTTATAAACTAGAAACAAAAGTTTAACTCATTCTCTCTCTGAAGGTTTTATCACTGCCGTCCAGCATAATGCTGCATACAGACACTTGTCTACTGATTTTAATCTTATCACGTGTTAGTGGTTTTAGTATCAGGTGTAGTAACAAACATAGGAATACACAACTAAAGAGGCCTTTATTTTGTCAAGATGATAGTAATGTGTTGATATGCCATATTCTCTGTTCACTAAATACTTTTGGAAATGTCTTGATTTTTTATGCAAACAATAGTAAAATGCTTTTACAACTATGTAGAGTCTTTAATGGatcgttttacatttttaaatatatcacatttacaaaaaagcTATTTACTTTTTCAGATAGTTTCAAAATGTTATGATGACAGCAGCACAGCCTACATTACCTGCTCAGGTAAAGACATTGGATTGgacataaaaaatatgaattataAAGGTTTGCCTGTatgtcttttttttacagttttatcaATTCAGAGTGCTAAgcttgtgtaattatttaatatataaatattaacatAAAGAAAACTATGGTCTCTCACAGTTTTAAGATTCATGGCATTTAACTTTTTAAGGTTATAAGCAAATATACATTAGGTTTTATGTATATAAAAGGGGGAGTATTTAATATAAacaaatctataaataaataatttatatttatttgagTATACAAAACCACCAGAAGCAGACTGTCTTGAAACGCTTACGTTAAGTGTTTTGAAATAACTGCAGCTCTTACTTTTCTTTTGATGAGAACAGATTTATGTTCATAAAACAAGTCATTAATCGAAGACGGATATTAAATAGACTTTAAATCTTTACAGTTACTATTTATCAAAGGCCATAAATTACGTCGGATAATTTTAAGACATCCCGGTACACCTTTAACCTTTCCATTTACACCAACCATCACCCGATATGCACGGAAACTGTCAAGCAGTGGAAACGGATCGACAGCTGCTCTTATCCAATGATACATTAGCGCTGTCGAGCGGCACCCAATGGCGCGCCAGTAGGCGTGTCCACACGCCTTCAGCGCACCAGCGGAGGAGGTGTTCCTGGTGGCCATCTTTGATGCGCGAAGTGATTGTTTGGCGAATAGAAATAAtaggaaataaaaatatagcGTAAAAAGTTGGAAAATTGCGCCGGAGCCGAAAGGAATATTAAGAGGAAGAGTGAAACTCGAGGAAATAAGGTAAAGCATCCTTGCGTCGTGAAAGCGTCGTTTATATTACGTGCCTCTTTTTTCTCTTTCCCGTCCAATTTGTATCCAAGCCAAAAAGCTCGAGCCGGTCGCGTTCACGGCAGACCTGAATGGGTCGCGAGCTTTCTAACTCTTCTGAAGTGATCGTAGTATATCATCAGAGCAGAAAAAGTAGTATAACCGTATAACAGATCAATAAGAGTATCCACATGCATGCAGACAGCGGCTCTGGTTCATATCCATCACCATTTAAACATCCAACTGCTTTACTGAGCGCTCATCATCGGGGCTGTGAGATTGGGGGTTTAACGTTAACTTAAGACTGGATATACAATGCATGGTACATGATAGCTAACATATGGTCTTGAACTATCAGCTGTTGTGTTTGCACGCGCCACATTGTTGCGAGAATTCAGTGGATGCGCGAGACTATGTGTCAGAGAACTTTGATTGACGTGTAGGTGACAGCATGTGTACATTTAACAATATTTAGGGTAGGTTCACTTCGTGACTGCTTTTGAACAACTGCCACATGTGTACTGATGGCTTAAACTACATATATTAGTCTGTATCGAGGTGCATAAATGCTTTAGAAAATGGTGCCAAACGAAATTTAGATTTATGAAAATTCTGACTGGACTGACACTTGCCGCACTTGTTAGACAGTATCCATTTTTTCGAGAGAGTAGAAATGTATTTTATGGTAGCATATAGGCAAACGTGTCTTTAAGTAAGTAGATATTTAAATGCTGTTTCATAAGTGCAGTACCaaagaggtgtgtgtgtgtgtgtaaatgctAGGGGCAGTTTctcagggtttagattaatccagaactaggccttggttatattaggacatttaagtcgtttttacaaacttaccttacaaaaaacaatactggtgttcATCTTAAGACAAACTAATGGtatgtttttatgttaaaatatgtcacGTTTTCAAaataaggcagctcaaacatgcattttagtctgggactaggataagccctgtctgggaaactgcatCATAGTCCTTTAAATAGGACTAAAGAAGCTGTTTAAACATTTATACATGTAGGGCTTCAAAGACAGATTTTGGTGGCATACATCAAAAGCTTTTTCTGTTTGCTAAAGACATGAATCACACTCATCCGgggttaaaaaaatagtttactcgcaaatgaaaaaaaattctgcattgCAAACACTTTAAAACACGTGATACATAATAATATTGCTGCTCCTCTGTTGTCA from Misgurnus anguillicaudatus chromosome 20, ASM2758022v2, whole genome shotgun sequence includes the following:
- the u2af2b gene encoding U2 small nuclear RNA auxiliary factor 2b isoform X2 gives rise to the protein MSDFDEFERQLSENKQERDKENRHRRRSPSRSRSRERKRRSRSRERRSRERRSDSRDRRRRRSDHTQNQPQENVSRSPHREKKKIKIKKYWDVPPPGFEHITPLQYKAMQAAGQIPATALLPTMTPDGLAVTPTPVPVVGSQMTRQARRLYVGNIPFGITEESMMDFFNAQMRLGGLTQAPGNPVLAVQINQDKNFAFLEFRSVDETTQAMAFDGIIFQGQSLKIRRPHDYQPLPGMSENPSVYVPGVVSTVVPDSIHKLFIGGLPNYLSDDQVKELLTSFGPLKAFNLVKDSATGLSKGYAFCEYVDVNVNDQAIAGLNGMQLADKKLLVQRASVGAKNATMMSINETPVTLQVPGMISNPMVQMGGSPTEVLCLMNMVAPEELLDDEEYEEIVEDVKEECSKYGQVKSIEIPRPVDGLEVPGTGKIFVEFMSVFDSQKAMQGLTGRKFANRVVVTKYCDPDAYHRRDFW
- the u2af2b gene encoding U2 small nuclear RNA auxiliary factor 2b isoform X4 yields the protein MSDFDEFERQLSENKQERDKENRHRRRSPSRSRSRERKRRSRSRERRSRERRSDSRDRRRRRSRSPHREKKKIKIKKYWDVPPPGFEHITPLQYKAMQAAGQIPATALLPTMTPDGLAVTPTPVPVVGSQMTRQARRLYVGNIPFGITEESMMDFFNAQMRLGGLTQAPGNPVLAVQINQDKNFAFLEFRSVDETTQAMAFDGIIFQGQSLKIRRPHDYQPLPGMSENPSVYVPGVVSTVVPDSIHKLFIGGLPNYLSDDQVKELLTSFGPLKAFNLVKDSATGLSKGYAFCEYVDVNVNDQAIAGLNGMQLADKKLLVQRASVGAKNATMMSINETPVTLQVPGMISNPMVQMGGSPTEVLCLMNMVAPEELLDDEEYEEIVEDVKEECSKYGQVKSIEIPRPVDGLEVPGTGKIFVEFMSVFDSQKAMQGLTGRKFANRVVVTKYCDPDAYHRRDFW
- the u2af2b gene encoding U2 small nuclear RNA auxiliary factor 2b isoform X1 — translated: MSDFDEFERQLSENKQGDSLNGHERDKENRHRRRSPSRSRSRERKRRSRSRERRSRERRSDSRDRRRRRSDHTQNQPQENVSRSPHREKKKIKIKKYWDVPPPGFEHITPLQYKAMQAAGQIPATALLPTMTPDGLAVTPTPVPVVGSQMTRQARRLYVGNIPFGITEESMMDFFNAQMRLGGLTQAPGNPVLAVQINQDKNFAFLEFRSVDETTQAMAFDGIIFQGQSLKIRRPHDYQPLPGMSENPSVYVPGVVSTVVPDSIHKLFIGGLPNYLSDDQVKELLTSFGPLKAFNLVKDSATGLSKGYAFCEYVDVNVNDQAIAGLNGMQLADKKLLVQRASVGAKNATMMSINETPVTLQVPGMISNPMVQMGGSPTEVLCLMNMVAPEELLDDEEYEEIVEDVKEECSKYGQVKSIEIPRPVDGLEVPGTGKIFVEFMSVFDSQKAMQGLTGRKFANRVVVTKYCDPDAYHRRDFW
- the u2af2b gene encoding U2 small nuclear RNA auxiliary factor 2b isoform X3 codes for the protein MSDFDEFERQLSENKQGDSLNGHERDKENRHRRRSPSRSRSRERKRRSRSRERRSRERRSDSRDRRRRRSRSPHREKKKIKIKKYWDVPPPGFEHITPLQYKAMQAAGQIPATALLPTMTPDGLAVTPTPVPVVGSQMTRQARRLYVGNIPFGITEESMMDFFNAQMRLGGLTQAPGNPVLAVQINQDKNFAFLEFRSVDETTQAMAFDGIIFQGQSLKIRRPHDYQPLPGMSENPSVYVPGVVSTVVPDSIHKLFIGGLPNYLSDDQVKELLTSFGPLKAFNLVKDSATGLSKGYAFCEYVDVNVNDQAIAGLNGMQLADKKLLVQRASVGAKNATMMSINETPVTLQVPGMISNPMVQMGGSPTEVLCLMNMVAPEELLDDEEYEEIVEDVKEECSKYGQVKSIEIPRPVDGLEVPGTGKIFVEFMSVFDSQKAMQGLTGRKFANRVVVTKYCDPDAYHRRDFW